The bacterium genomic interval CAATCGGATCAATTCGGCGGATGGCTATAACAGCGCATCCGACGGCGGAGCGACCATCAGCTTGGACGCTTCCGGCAAGCTCCTCCTGCGCGACAATCTCAGTGGCGCCAGTCAGTCAACGATCGCCATGAACTTCACGGATTCGGGCGCGGCATCGGCGATGGTCCTGCCCACGTTCGTCAATACCGAGGCGGGCATGACGGGAACTCACTCGGCTTCCATCAACGCCTATGACAGCCGCGGCAACAAGCACAAAGCAGAGATCACCTTCACGCAGGACGTCACCCAACCCAACGTGTGGACCTGGGAGATCATCGTGGACGACGGCGCGATAGACGAAATCAACGATCGTCTCCTGGGCAGCCGGGGTACCGTACGGTTCAACACGGACGGTTCGCTCCTGGCCTTTGAAGGCGGGCCGCTCACGTTCACGCCGCCGGATGCTCAAGGAATGGTGATTTCGCTGAACGGCGGCACGGTCGGAACGTTTGACGGGATTACGCAGTTCGCATCGCCCAGCACGACCATCGCACTGAATCAAGACGGGCACGGCATGGGCGTTTTGCAGGATTTCGCGGTGGACAGCACCGGCACGATTACCGGCAGCTATTCCAACGGCATTTCGCGGACCCTGGGGCAGATCGCCCTGGCCCGGTTCGCGAACCCCTCGGGATTGCAGTTGGCCGGGGAAAACATTTACAGCGCAACGGTGAACTCGGGCGATGCGATGATCGGACTCGAGAGCGGCAACGTGAACCAGGTCTACTCCGGGTATCTCGAGCTCGCGGCGGTTGATCTCGCCGAACAGTTCACGGACATGATCATCGCGCAGCGGG includes:
- a CDS encoding flagellar hook protein FlgE, which codes for MMPSLFSAVSGLTNHQTRMDVIGDNIANVNTIGFKGSRVSFATGFSQLLEAADGPSESRGGKNGIEVGLGMRISSIDRVFEQGNFENTGNRTDLAIQGDGFFVVGDGSHQYYTRSGNFQLDADGSLLAAGGRYHVLGRLADKNGVLISSSSVEPLTLPFGEKDPARPTTEITYFCNLDANASKARTHTASIAFTADGNPATMTTAINDLDQVTAALDDGDVISFSGTNRSGQAVNFNFVYGAANNGTTLGALINRINSADGYNSASDGGATISLDASGKLLLRDNLSGASQSTIAMNFTDSGAASAMVLPTFVNTEAGMTGTHSASINAYDSRGNKHKAEITFTQDVTQPNVWTWEIIVDDGAIDEINDRLLGSRGTVRFNTDGSLLAFEGGPLTFTPPDAQGMVISLNGGTVGTFDGITQFASPSTTIALNQDGHGMGVLQDFAVDSTGTITGSYSNGISRTLGQIALARFANPSGLQLAGENIYSATVNSGDAMIGLESGNVNQVYSGYLELAAVDLAEQFTDMIIAQRGFQASARVITVADQLLNEVTQLKR